The sequence AAGCAACTATGCCGTTCctgtcaaattaattaattaacatactGGTTTTGCTGCGTTTTGAAATATCACTTGTTAAGATTATTTGCTGCGTTTTGAAATATATTTGCAATGTTATCGTTACCTATAAATCAATAccacatcacaattcacaaacaaAAGGGGAACTGAAGCGGACACCACCCCAGCCTACTCAGGCGTACTTGGTGCATATGGGCTGATGACCTCGAAGCCGGTAACATGCTCCATGAGGGCCTTCCTGTAGCTACGAGCATACCAGACACAAGAGAGACCTCCAAGGCCGACCCCAACTACAATAGACGCCATGATACACCTTCTGTGGAACCTGTTGTACCTTACCGCCTCCTCGATGTCCCGGCTATCAAAACAACACACACacagaaaacaaaatgcatgCCACTATCATGTGTTGCAACCTGTTTGAGCTGGTTTAGACAATAAGATACTGCTTTAGTTCCTTCACCTTAATTCCTCAAGTTTAGCTACTTCTTCCTGTACCCATCCCAGCTCACCATCCGTACTCCTCACAACATTCATGGAAGATGTAACCTGATCTGTAGTTGCATTGCTGCGTCCTCCCTAGATTTAGCAGTGAAAGAAAACAAGCTGAGATGGCAATGTACAGGTCCAAACAAACTATTTAGAGTAAAAGAATTATTACTAAGACGTACAGAACCCAGGTACATCTAAACCTTGTAAAAAGAACCGGTTTGCGCTTCAAACATCAAAGTATTCATCTAGTTTTGTGAGCTCACTGTGAACGACTGAAGCTCTAAGTAGTAAGTACTAGGTACTCccttcttttatatataaaacaaacgttatctgtatttttaaaaaggaGGCAGTCCTATTTGTGTGCTCCAGGTGCAACAAAGAACACATTTAACAATACACCACTACAAGCATCTTGCGTTTTcagcaaccaaaatgtatagtgtggagtgattttttttctccgtaAATGCATAGTGTGGAATTGTTTGTGAGATATGTAGGCATACTAGTGGAAATGGTTGTGCATGATACACATACTATCTTTTCATCTGCATAGAAGATACTTGATCGACAATGCTAATAAGCAAACAGAGACAACTGACCCCTAATTTTCAAAGGAGATCCTGTCTTAAGCTACAGATTCTGGGCATCATAAGTTCATCCCGACATCGTTAGAACTCAGAACCAACAGGTGGACAATAACAGTTACACTCTGCTAACATGTTTTAGACAcggtcataaaaaaataatgcaaaTTTGACTgctaagggcacccacaatggttatctataggttctctacaagagatccatgtcagcatattttcctacttggaagatattaaatgaagagagagagagcaaagctatctactaacttatgataatctatagagaaaaacgaggcaatacatgagagagctatagatacccatgtagacgtactattgaggtggtttactattaatctagtctattactgagatgtacatgttttatagagagcaccttactttaccattgcgggtgctctgaAAACACACAGTACAGCATCATGGGAGTAGTACCTTTTTAGACAAATAAAGATATGAGATTTTGAAGCACCCAATCTAAACTAAGTAACTAACATATTTTCAGAAAATGTCTCGATAATGGTAGATGAGGAAAAAAGAACTAATCACCAACATCTCCCTCCACCTTTAATTAACCCCATGATCTCGAGAGAAGCCAAGAACTAAAGTATGCTACATACCGTATAGGGAGCTCAAAGTTTGGGGTTTTTTGAAAACGAAAGGTGGGCATGAACACAGAACAGATCTGGACACGAAATCGACCTAGCGAGCGATGCATACTAGCAGCTCAATTGCATGGAGATGCATAAAACTCATCGATCAACACGAACAATTTGCGACGAGTCGAGGGGCGAACCGACCTGGGAGGCGTTGGCGGAGAGGGATCGAGGGCgacggagagcggcggcgggggcccgCAGCTTACAGGCGAGGTAGCGCATCGCCATAGCAGACAGCAGCAAGGCGTCGGCTAGGGTTTGCTCAATTGGGGACGTGTCGTGCGCGGAGAAGGGGCGGCGGACGCGCCGGAGGGAGGAGCGAATTTTtcgtttctttttgttttttttcctttttttcgtttctggtcggttggttttttttctcggttttttcgtttctgtttggtttttttcctcCGGTTTTTTTTGTTCGGTTTGTTTTGTTTCCGGTTTCTCTTCTACTcggtttttcttcttttttttaaagattttatAAATACCAAGTTTGTATTCGTACGTATAGAACGTTTGTATgtgcgtatacaaactttctatacgtgatgtattttctttttttttttatttttagtgcgtatacaaactttgtgtgtgtgtatttttttatgcattgaaatatattcataaaaatatatatatatatatatacacatatgtatataaGTATATACATATGATGTATATAGTACATATGAGAGAAGAGGGGGGTGCGGCTGACTCCACGCGCAACTGATCGCGTAtggaaacccccccccccctcccccccttcaCTTCTCAActgtgggctgggctgggctgggccgggCCGGGGCTCAGGTCTCAAAAGGCCGAAAGCTTCCTTTTGTTCCCGACGCTCCTGGCGCTGGAGATGCAGGTGCGTTCCAAGAAAGGAAGGactcatatatatgtatctgtGCATCTCTTTTTTTGGTGGTGTTAGTGATCAAATCTATGGTAAAAATCATCCATAATCAGTGCACGATGCTAGTGtttctttttaattaatttaatttaattgtttAACGGCGAGCTCGTGGCTTCTGCAGCAAAAGCGCAAGCACGAGAGTATTCATCACACGCTTTTTTTTAAGACCGTATGTACAGTCTTAAAaagttatgtaattatcatttattttattatcacttgatttatcatcaaatattttttaagtatggcataaatatttttgtatttgcataaaaattttgaataagacgaatggtcaaatgttgttcaaaaagtcaacagcatcatatattaaaatacggaggtagtactttgtCGACGTTggatgtcgcaattctggtatttgcatagtatggggatcgtcggtgctaggatatacgcgagactgagataaaagagatggagacagggatttttatataggttcgggcccctgagttgtcaggtaataaccctacatcctgttggccgaagccggtattgctcttattcatgataatcacaccagtacaatgcttgaggtagcctatctaactgttgtcgacatggcggtctgacgatctgactcgtagtcgacaacagggtagccttcctcctcgaatccgtgcccggcgagatcagagagcgctttcgtctctcctgacagtatacGGAGACACcgggggactagccgtgcttatccctgaagtcgatatccggcggtgtgtcttggcgtatgtaggcttctatgttgattgtgttgggtgttgattgtctcgtggtgggtgtcccctctcctcttaggggggcttgtatttatacccataggtgtccccttgtccaagtagaactagggaaaccaatatggatacaatccgagtagtccttctcgtttccatgtagaactctggttgtctttccttatccagaactcctcctatattcgAACGTTGTTTCCGtgtaggacatggtatgtggtggatcctgccgagatttagtcaactactattaggtatgtggtatccataaccctgacatacTTAATTCCCGAATGGAATCGTGGGCGCCCCTGCTGTTCCTGGGCTGATTTTTGCCGGCGGTAGGTGCCGCTCTAGCTTgttcgtcctcgccggcggcgctctTCGGTTGCGTTATTAGGAGTGAGTTGGACAGTACAGCGGTCAAGCCTTCATGTGGGCCGCGAGAGCTAACTTGGTCGATCGCTCCCAGCGTAGCCGAATGCCCCTCTAACATAGAAGGATTCGATTCCGACCAATATATACGAGTCTGATTATACTAACATAACATActtgtagtaaaaaaaattcgGATCGACCGAACCGGCTGTTGAAGCGGAAAAGACCAAAACCAGTAACCCTTATGGCTCGATTTACTATGAAGACTGTCCTTACAAACTAGTCAGAGTGAACcggtgatgaggacatcctccactattacccgctagCAAAGACGCCAAAGTCGgacggcgaccgtgtgagcctttgaataatcccaccttgcttagcttgggaggaggaagccaccttaaaagggagagccaccctttcCCTATTGGACTaatcttttagggagattgggcattTCCCTGAGTGGGGTCCaggcaaccttaagttattgggcctcggccaaccccacctgggtCGGATTGTTATCAACCGGGCGTTTAACTGTATAAATCGTCGAACTAAGACATACCGAACCAGCCAGTTTGTTGCGCGATGGGCCTTCACCCATCAAAAAGAGGGGTTGTTAGAGCATAGATGCAGCCGAACCGGCCAGTTTGTTGCACGATGTGCCTTCACCCATCAAAAAGAGGGGTTGTTAGAGCATAGATGCAGCCAAGATAGTATACTTTATGGAGGCTGACATCATCCCACGTATTTTCTTCCTCATCACAAGTCTAGCGTCATCCCACCCCTACTCCACAAGCTCATGCCCCCGTGCTTTGAGCCTGCGCACATGTTGGTGTAGGCAGCGAAGCTATTCATGGTAGCAGCAACAGGGAGTGAGGGTCGAGTCGAGGGGAAGGGAGAAGATGAGATCAGGAGGCGCTGGTGCTAGACATTTTGCCGACAAGCCAAGCAACATGTGCCTTTCCTCCCTGCAACCAATTAACTTGATACTTCACTGGTACCAGGCCTGATACTTATAAGTATTAGGCTATGTTCATTGCaaagggttcccaacccctctccctcatattccgcgcgcatgcttttcaaactactaaatggtgtgttttttgcaaaaaaatttctataggaaagttgctta is a genomic window of Oryza glaberrima chromosome 7, OglaRS2, whole genome shotgun sequence containing:
- the LOC127778709 gene encoding uncharacterized protein LOC127778709; the protein is MAMRYLACKLRAPAAALRRPRSLSANASQGGRSNATTDQVTSSMNVVRSTDGELGWVQEEVAKLEELSRDIEEAVRYNRFHRRCIMASIVVGVGLGGLSCVWYARSYRKALMEHVTGFEVISPYAPSTPE